The Tropicibacter oceani DNA segment GGGCGCTGGAACTGTTCCAGATATGCGCTCAAAAAGGCTCGCTTATGGCGGCGGCCGAGGAAACCGGGCTAAGCGTCAGCACCGTGTCGCATCACCTGCGCAACCTCGAAGAGCACCTGGGCACCCAGTTGTTCAACCATGCCCGCAGGCCGATGGTGCTGACCCCGAAGGGGCGCAGTTTCTTGCGCAACATCGACGAGGCACTGCATGCGCTGCGCAAGGCCAAGGCCGCCGCCATGGGCGGCAGCGTCGCCGACACCCGGCACCTGCGCATCGGCACGATCGAGGATTTCGACAGCGACATCACCCCCGAACTGGCGGTCTATCTGAACGAACGCATGCCGCTGTGCGATTTCACCTATCACACGGACGACAGCCATTCGATCATCGAGATGCTGAGCAACCGCAAGCTGGATCTGGGCGTCACCAGCAAACCGTCCGAGCGGATGCGCGACCTGCAGGACCAGCCGCTGCTGCGCGATCCCTTTATCGTGGTGCTGCCGCAGGGCCATGACGACGCGCCGGGCGATATCCTTGCGGGCAAGGGCAAGCTGCCGTTCCTGCGGTTTTCCGGCAACCTGATCATCGCCCGCCAGATCGAGGCCCATCTGCGGCGGATCGGGGCCACGCTGCCGCACCGGTTCGAATGCGGCAACAACCAGACGCTGATGGCGATGGTGGCCGCCGGGGCGGGCTGGACCATCACCACACCGCTGTTGTTCGCACGCGCCCGTCGGTTCCAGCCGCGGCTGCGCATGCATCCCTTTCCGGGCAAGCGGTTTTCGCGCACGCTGGTGATCGTCAGCACGCCGGAATGCGCTGACACGGTGGTCGGGCTGGTGCATCACCGGTTGCGCGCGCTGATCACCGAACACGCCCTAAGACCCATCCACGCCAGCGCCCCATGGCTGGTGGATCGGTTCACCCTGATCAGCTAGGCGTCAGCCTGAAGGATGGAGAAAGCATCGCGGATGGCCGCATCCTGCGCCTTGCTCAGGTAGGCGGGGTGGTGCGTTTCCAGGATCTCGCGCGCCCGGGTTCTTGCCCTTGACCAGATGTCGGTCGCGCCCCCGGCTTCCCAAGTGCGCGGCGCGTCGCGGTCGGCCAGCGCCGGATAGAAATAATCCCGCTCCATCGCGTCAAAGGTCTGCTGGCCGCCCAGGAAATGGCCTTCGCCCAGGACCGCCGCGACGATGGCGTCATAGCCCAGGTTTTCCTCGGTCACTTCGATGCCGCGCAGGGCGCGGTAGATGTGGGAATGCATTTCGTCGTCGATCACGAAGCCTTCGAAACTGGCCCCCAGCAGCGATGCGGTCATCCCCGAGCTTTCGTAGATCAGGTTGCCCCCCGCCAGCGCCGCCGCCATCGAGGTCAGCCCCTTTTCAACGCCGTATTGCGCGTCGATGGCCTTGGCATCGGTCATCGAACAGGCCACCCCCGACGGCAGGCCCAGCCAGTTCGACAGCTGCGCCGAGGCCGCGTTCAACACCGCCGTTTCACCGCTGCCGCCGCAAAAGGCGCCGCTGCGCAGGTCGATCACCAGCGGCCAGTTGGAAAACACCATGGGAAATCCGGGCCGGATGACATGCACCATCACCAGGCTGGCCAGGGTTTCGGCCAGCGATTGCGCCAGGAACCCCGCCAGCGTCGCCGGCGCCGTCGCCCCGGCCTGCGCCGCGGTGATGCAGGACATCGGAATGTTGTGGCGGATGCATTCGTAAACCACGTCGACCGCGTCCTCGCCAAAGCGCATCGGCGAAATCACCGGGCTGATATGCGCCTTGAGAAAGGGGCGTTCGGAAAACTGGCCCGGGCCCCCGGCGGCAATGTCCAGCAGATGCACGATGGGGGCCACATGGCTGGCCAGCGTGAACGAGGTCGCCACCGGCTTGGTTGTGTTGCGCACCAGCGCATAGGCGGTGTTCACGTCCAGGTCGAAATTGTCCGGTACATCGGTGGCCACGCAGCAACGGGTGAACCAGCTGACATTGGCCAGGGTATCCTGAAGTCTTGTGAAATCATGCAGGTCCTGCAGGGTCGAGGGCCGGTAAAGCCCGCTGTCGATGTCCAGCGTCTGAACCGCCGCGCCGCCGGTGCCGAAATAGACCCTGTCGCCGCCAACCTCGATCGAGCGGTCCTTGTCACGGCCATGCAGGACAAAGCGTTTTGCCGCCTTGTCGATGGCCTCTTCGACCAGGGCGCGCGGCAGAAGGATCCGGCCTGCGCCATTGTCTTTGGCCCCTGCGGCCAACAGATCGGCACGCAGGCGGGCGGGGACCTCGCCCATGCCAAGGTTGGCCAGCAGGTCCTGAGCGGTGGTATAAATCCTGCGCAGGTCGCCATCGGTCAGGGGTTTGTAGCGGCCGCCGGGCTGGCCGGGCGGGCATGGGTCGAACAGCGGTTTGCGGGCGCGCTTGGCCAGACGCGCCTCGCGTCCTTCGCGTCTGACCGGCTGCGCTGCCATGCTGTCCCCCTTGCCTGTCCTGTCCCTGATCCCACTGAGGCGGCGCCGCGCCCGGGGCGCAACGGATTTGCCCTTGTTGCGGAATCTTCAAAGAAGAACTTTGATGATTTGAGAGTAGAAGCAATCATTTTGCCTGTGCGCGCGCCCTGCGCCTCTATCGCCGCAAAGGCTTTGACGGAGACGAAATCCATGAAATCGCGCACAAAGGTCGTGGTCATCGGCGGCGGCATCGCCGGATGTTCGACGCTGTATCATCTGACGCAGGAAGGCTGGAGCGATGTGGTCCTGGTCGAACGCAACGAGCTGACCAGCGGCACCACCTGGCATTCGGCGGCGCAGGTGACGAACTTTGGCATGAACCAGACGATGGTGGGGCTCAAGACCCACTCGATCAACCTGTACAAGGAACTGTCGGAAGATCCCGACTATCCGATCAACTATCACCACGGTGACGGCGGCATCCGACTGGCCAATACGCCGCAGCAGATGCAGGGCTATCGCCACTTTGCCAGCATGGCGCGGGGCATGGACGTGCATTTCGAGGTGATTGACGCCGAGGAATGCGCCCGCCGCCATCCGCTGATTTCCACCGACAACCTGCTGGGCGGGCTGTGGGACCCGCTGGATGGCGACATCGACCCGGCGCAGCTGTGCCAGGCCCTTGCCCGCCGCGCCCGTGCCGCCGGGGCCGAGGTCTATCGCAACACGCCCGTCACGGCGCTGACGCAGCACCGCGATGACACCTGGACCGTGCATACCGAACACGGCGATATCGACTGCGATATCGTCGTCAACGCCTGCGGCTATCGGGTGAACGAGGTCGGCGCGATGATGGGCGTGCATCACCCCGTCATGTCGATGGAGCACCAGTATTTCCTGACCGAGGAAATCCCCGCGATCCGCGATGCCGGCCACCGCATGCCGCTGCTGCGCTGCCCGATCAGCGATTATTACTGCCGCCAGGAAAAGAACGGCCTGCTGCTGGGCTTTTATGAACAGGGCTGCAAGACTTGGGGGATGGACGGGATCGACCCGCATTTCGTCAATGCCCTGTGCCCCGATGATCTGGACCGGGTGACCGATGTGCTGGAGGGCGCCTTTGCCCGGATGCCGGCGCTGATGGAGGCGGGCATACATACCGTGGTCAACGGCCCGATCACCTATACCATCGACGGTGCACCGCTGGTCGGGCCGATCCCGGGCAAGCGCAACGCCTTTTGCATCATCGGACTTCGCGCGGGCCTTGGTGAAGGCGGCGGGCATGGCTGGCTGCTGGCGCAGCAGATCGTGCATGGCGAGGCCTGCTATGACACCTGGGTGATCGACCCGCGCCGCTTTACCGGCCACGCCAACGTCGAGCTGACGGCGCTGAAGGCGATCGAGGATTACCAGAACGAGTTCCGTTTTCACTTTCCGCACGAACACCGCCCCGCCGGGCGGCCCGCGAAAACCACCCCCCTGACCCCGGTGCTGGAGGCCGCGGGCGCCGAGTTCACCGTGGTCAACGGTTGGGAGCGGGTCGACTACATCAAGCCCTCGGCAGAGTTCCACCCGACGCTGGGCTTTGCCTTTGACGAGGCCTTTGACGTGGTCGCCTCCGAGGTGCGCAGCGTGCAGACCGCCGTCGGCCTGTGCGAGGTCAACGGCTTCAACCGGATCGAGATCACCGGCGCCGATGCCCATGCCTTTCTGGACCGGATGGTCTGTGGCCGCGTGCCCAAACGCGGCGGCCGCGTCGGGCTGGCCTATCTGTTGAACCACCACGGGATGATCAAGGCCGAGGCGACGCTGGCCACCCTTCCGGCCAGCGACCGCGGCCCGGCGCGGGTCTGGTACGGATCGGCGGCCGCCAGCGAATACCACGACATGGACTGGTTGCAGGCGCATCTGCGCCCGGACGAGGACGTGCAGCTGCGCAGCCTGACCAATGACCAGACGATCCTGGTGCTGGCGGGGCCCAAGGCGCGTGACGTGCTGTCGGCCTGCGCGCGCGGCGATTGGTCGGCGGCGGCTTTCCCCTGGCTGTCGGTGCGCGAAAGCTTTGTCGGGATCGCTCCGGCGACAGTCATGGGGGTCAGTTTTTCCGGCGAGTTGGCCTATGAAATCCATGTCCCCAATGCCTCGCTTTACGCGGCCTACCTGGCGCTGCGAAAGGCGGGCGCGGCGCATGGCCTGACGCTGTTCGGCGCGCGGGCGGTCGAATCGATGCGGATGGAAAAGGGGTTTTTGCACTGGAAGGCCGACCTGATCACCGAATTCGACCCTTTCGAAACCGGGCTGGACCGCTTTGTGGCAATGGACAAGGGGGATTTCATCGGCAAGGCGGCGCTGATGGCGCGGCAGGCAGAGGGTCCGCGCAGGCGGCGCGTCTGCTTGCGGATCGAAACCGACAAGGCCCCGGCGCGCGGCGGCGCTTCGCTGATGCTCGATGGCGCGGTGGTGGGCACGATCACCTCGGGCGATTGGGGGCACCGGGTGGGGATGAACCTGGCCTATGCCTTTGTGCAGCCGGGCCTGGCAGAGCCGGGCACGCGAATGCAGCTGGACCTGTGCGGCGATCTGATCGGCGCCGAGGTGATCGCAGAGGGCTGCTATGATCCCGGGCATGGCCGGATGCGCGGATAGGCCAGCCGCTTTGCGGCGGGGCCAGAGGGGGCGCTGCCCCCGCCGTGCAGGCACGGCCCCCCGGAGTATTTCAACAAGGAGAAATGCGGGTCAGGGGCTTGGGTAATCTGTCGGTCTGTCTATGCTGAGCGCAAAAGACGGAGGCCGACATGGCTGAGATTTCCTATCTTGATGGGCCGCGCGGCGATCGGCTGGCCTATGTTCTGACGCCGGGGCGGGGGCCCTGCATCGTATTCCTGTCGGGCTACCGATCGGACATGGAGGGGACCAAGGCGGTGCATCTGGAAGCCTGGGCCAAGGCGCAGGGGCGGGCGTTTCTGCGGCTGGATTATTCCGGGCACGGCGCATCGGGCGGGGTGTTCGAAGAGGGCTGCATCGGCGACTGGGCGGCGGATGCCGAGGCGGTGATCCGCGCAGCGGCGCCCGGCCCGGTGGTTCTGGTCGGCAGTTCCATGGGGGGCTGGATCGCCTGCCTGCTGTCGCAGCGGCTGGCGGCGGTGGCGGGCTTTGTCGGCATTGCCGCGGCGCCCGATTTCACCGAAGACGGATTTTGGGCCGGGTTCGACGAAACCCAGCGCCGCGCGGTCATGGAACAGGGCCGTGTCGAGCTGCCCTCGGCCTATGAAGACCCCTATTACGTCTCGCGCAAGTTGATCGAGGACGGGCGCGCGCATCTGGTGCTGCGCCGGCCCTTGCCGATGCCCTGGCCCGTGCGCCTGTTGCAAGGCACCGAGGACGAGGCGGTGACGCGGCAGACCGCCCTTGCGCTGCTGGATCATGTCGAGGGCGACGATGTACGCCTGACGCTGGTCAAGGGCGCGGACCACCGGTTTTCCTCGGACGATTGCCTGGCGCTGATCGAGCAGGCCATCACCGAGGTGCTGGGCGAAAACCCTGGCCGATAACCGTCCGGGCCGCGCGCCCGGACCTGCCAACTGGAACAGGAACAGCAGATGGACCAAAGGATAAGCCTGATCACCCTGGGCGTGCGCGACCTGGAAAAGGCCGCCGGTTTCTACGAGGCGCTGGGCTGGACCCGGGTCGAGGCGCAGGACGGGGTCATCGCCTTTGACCTGATCGGCCAGACGCTGGGGCTGTACCCGATCGAGATGCTGGCCCGCGACATGGGGGTCGCGGTGGACAGGCTGGGGGCTGGGGCGTCGACCCTGGGGCACAACCTGGCCAGCCGCGAGGCGGTCGATGCCCTGGCCGCGCGGGCCGAGGCCGCCGGCGCCACGGTGCTGCGCCCCCCGCACGAGGTGTTCTGGGGCGGCTACATCGCCTATGTGGCGGACCCCGAAGGGCATGTCTGGGAATTCGCCCACAATCCGTTTTCGCCCCTGGGCCCAAAGGGCGAATTTCGCTGGAACGGCTATGGCTGAGGCGCGCCCATGAGGTCCCCGCGCAGCATGCGCGGGCTGGAAACCCTGGGTCGGGTGCGGTTGTCGCGGCATTTCTGGATGCGCGAATTCCTGTGCTCCGAGATCGGCAACATCCATGCGATCCCGAACGTTCCGGTGCACCCCGACCTGGCGATCGAGCGCGGGCGGGCGCTGTGCGAAACCTTGCTGGACCCGATCGAGGAAACCTTTGGCCGGGTGTTCGTGCGCTCGGGCTATCGCTCGCCCGGGTTGAACGCCTTTGGCAATGAAAACGGGCTGAACTGCGCGCGCAACGACTATCTGCTGGAATGCCACATCTGGGATTTCCCGGATCTGCCCGTGGCCGGGGCCTCGATCGTCATTCCCTGGTTTGCGGACCGATACGCGCAGGGCCGCGACTGGCGCGACCTGGCCTGGTGGCTGCACGATCATCTGGAGTATTCGGAGCTGTGGTTCTTTCCGCGGCTCTGTGCCTTCAACATCGCGTGGCGACCAAAGCCGCAGCGCCGCATCGACAGCTATATCGCGCCCAGGGGCTGCCTGTTGAAACCCGGCGCCGCGCCGGACGAGCCACCACGGGAACGCGCCGCGCGCTATGCCGATTTCCCGCCGTTCCGGGGGATTTCGCTGCCCTGAGGCGTTTACCATAATGGACCGGCAGGGTTGCCGGAGCGGGCCGGGATGGCCATGTTCCGGGGCAACAGGGAAACCGGGGGGTGCGCGTGTCGCAGGGACAAACAGGGCCGAAACCGGCGGCAGAGGCCGTCACGCTGCCGCAGCGGCGCGTCGTTCTGGAATGCGCCGCCTACCTGGCCCGGGTACTGCCATCCGAGATGGAGCGCGGCCCCGAAGGCCTGCTTTGCACCAACGGCACCTCGGTTTTCGAAAGCGGCTGCGCGGCGCTGGGCGCGCTTGGCATTCTTGGCGCAACCGAGCATCCGGCGCTTTGGTCGCAACAGGTGCCGCAAGACCGGATCGCCCCGCACCTGGAGGCGCGCCCGCTGCTGCGCCGACATTTCGACAGGACCCTGCAGGCCTTTATCGACCATGCGGCGGGCCATGCCGGCACCTTGCCCGATACCCGCGCCGGTTTCGTGATGCCCGACCTGCATGCCCGGCAGGGCGCGGCGCTGCTGCGCGCGGGCTACCTGGTGGCGGACGGGGGGCATGTCATCTGGTCGGAACAGATCGGCCCCTACATGCAAGAGGCGATCCTGTGGGATGCCAAGGGCCAGTGCCTGTCGGAAATCTGGGTCGCCCAGGAAGAGGCCGAGGCGCGGCATTTCCTGGCGGCCCTGCCGGACAGGCTGCGCGACGATCTGCGGCGCACGGTGCTGGCGCGCGGCGGGCTGGCCGGGATCGACCTGTTGAAACGGCACTGGACACCGGCGGGCTGGACCGTGCTGCGCCAGGCCCGCCCCGGCGATCTGACCGAGGCGGGCTTTCGCGTTAACGTTTTCACAACCATCGTAAGGTTAATCCGGGAAGGGCGGGCCTGACGTCGCGGGGCAGGGCCGCTCTGGACCCCGGCCGCGGGGTCGCCTATGCAACCCCAAGCTGATCGTCCTGTCCTGTCCGCAGGATCGACCGCCCAACGATACGGAGAACGCCCGATGTCCGATCTGCCCCGGCATGCCGCACCGCAAAGCCGCCGCGCATGAACGAGGCGGTCAAGCAAACCGTGCCGCCGCTGGGCACGCGGGCCATGGCGCAACCGAAACCGGTGCCGCAGCCGGATGGGGAGTATCCGGCCTTTCTGACCCGCACCGCGCAGGTGCTGCGCCGTGAACGCAGCCTTGGCGGCGCCTTGAAATCGGACTTTCACGCCCAGGTGATCCGGCGCGATGCGCTGGGTATCGGATTTGGCCGCGCGGCGGTTCTGGCGGACCT contains these protein-coding regions:
- a CDS encoding GcvT family protein, translated to MKSRTKVVVIGGGIAGCSTLYHLTQEGWSDVVLVERNELTSGTTWHSAAQVTNFGMNQTMVGLKTHSINLYKELSEDPDYPINYHHGDGGIRLANTPQQMQGYRHFASMARGMDVHFEVIDAEECARRHPLISTDNLLGGLWDPLDGDIDPAQLCQALARRARAAGAEVYRNTPVTALTQHRDDTWTVHTEHGDIDCDIVVNACGYRVNEVGAMMGVHHPVMSMEHQYFLTEEIPAIRDAGHRMPLLRCPISDYYCRQEKNGLLLGFYEQGCKTWGMDGIDPHFVNALCPDDLDRVTDVLEGAFARMPALMEAGIHTVVNGPITYTIDGAPLVGPIPGKRNAFCIIGLRAGLGEGGGHGWLLAQQIVHGEACYDTWVIDPRRFTGHANVELTALKAIEDYQNEFRFHFPHEHRPAGRPAKTTPLTPVLEAAGAEFTVVNGWERVDYIKPSAEFHPTLGFAFDEAFDVVASEVRSVQTAVGLCEVNGFNRIEITGADAHAFLDRMVCGRVPKRGGRVGLAYLLNHHGMIKAEATLATLPASDRGPARVWYGSAAASEYHDMDWLQAHLRPDEDVQLRSLTNDQTILVLAGPKARDVLSACARGDWSAAAFPWLSVRESFVGIAPATVMGVSFSGELAYEIHVPNASLYAAYLALRKAGAAHGLTLFGARAVESMRMEKGFLHWKADLITEFDPFETGLDRFVAMDKGDFIGKAALMARQAEGPRRRRVCLRIETDKAPARGGASLMLDGAVVGTITSGDWGHRVGMNLAYAFVQPGLAEPGTRMQLDLCGDLIGAEVIAEGCYDPGHGRMRG
- a CDS encoding VOC family protein, with protein sequence MDQRISLITLGVRDLEKAAGFYEALGWTRVEAQDGVIAFDLIGQTLGLYPIEMLARDMGVAVDRLGAGASTLGHNLASREAVDALAARAEAAGATVLRPPHEVFWGGYIAYVADPEGHVWEFAHNPFSPLGPKGEFRWNGYG
- a CDS encoding alpha/beta hydrolase, giving the protein MAEISYLDGPRGDRLAYVLTPGRGPCIVFLSGYRSDMEGTKAVHLEAWAKAQGRAFLRLDYSGHGASGGVFEEGCIGDWAADAEAVIRAAAPGPVVLVGSSMGGWIACLLSQRLAAVAGFVGIAAAPDFTEDGFWAGFDETQRRAVMEQGRVELPSAYEDPYYVSRKLIEDGRAHLVLRRPLPMPWPVRLLQGTEDEAVTRQTALALLDHVEGDDVRLTLVKGADHRFSSDDCLALIEQAITEVLGENPGR
- a CDS encoding trimethylamine methyltransferase family protein, which gives rise to MAAQPVRREGREARLAKRARKPLFDPCPPGQPGGRYKPLTDGDLRRIYTTAQDLLANLGMGEVPARLRADLLAAGAKDNGAGRILLPRALVEEAIDKAAKRFVLHGRDKDRSIEVGGDRVYFGTGGAAVQTLDIDSGLYRPSTLQDLHDFTRLQDTLANVSWFTRCCVATDVPDNFDLDVNTAYALVRNTTKPVATSFTLASHVAPIVHLLDIAAGGPGQFSERPFLKAHISPVISPMRFGEDAVDVVYECIRHNIPMSCITAAQAGATAPATLAGFLAQSLAETLASLVMVHVIRPGFPMVFSNWPLVIDLRSGAFCGGSGETAVLNAASAQLSNWLGLPSGVACSMTDAKAIDAQYGVEKGLTSMAAALAGGNLIYESSGMTASLLGASFEGFVIDDEMHSHIYRALRGIEVTEENLGYDAIVAAVLGEGHFLGGQQTFDAMERDYFYPALADRDAPRTWEAGGATDIWSRARTRAREILETHHPAYLSKAQDAAIRDAFSILQADA
- a CDS encoding LysR family transcriptional regulator, with translation MPPSPPRKDLSLRALELFQICAQKGSLMAAAEETGLSVSTVSHHLRNLEEHLGTQLFNHARRPMVLTPKGRSFLRNIDEALHALRKAKAAAMGGSVADTRHLRIGTIEDFDSDITPELAVYLNERMPLCDFTYHTDDSHSIIEMLSNRKLDLGVTSKPSERMRDLQDQPLLRDPFIVVLPQGHDDAPGDILAGKGKLPFLRFSGNLIIARQIEAHLRRIGATLPHRFECGNNQTLMAMVAAGAGWTITTPLLFARARRFQPRLRMHPFPGKRFSRTLVIVSTPECADTVVGLVHHRLRALITEHALRPIHASAPWLVDRFTLIS